A part of Corynebacterium afermentans subsp. lipophilum genomic DNA contains:
- a CDS encoding PspC domain-containing protein, with the protein MSSPYNPQHINPSNSPKRLERSMTDKYIAGVCGGIAQYLGVDATAVRVVFILLVLMGVFPGLLAYGVAWLIMPAEF; encoded by the coding sequence ATGTCTAGCCCCTACAACCCGCAGCACATCAACCCGAGCAACTCCCCGAAGCGCCTCGAGCGTTCCATGACCGACAAATACATCGCCGGTGTCTGCGGCGGCATCGCCCAGTACCTCGGCGTCGACGCCACCGCGGTGCGCGTGGTCTTTATCCTGCTCGTCCTCATGGGTGTGTTCCCGGGCTTGCTCGCTTACGGCGTGGCCTGGCTGATCATGCCGGCTGAGTTTTAG
- a CDS encoding polysaccharide deacetylase family protein has translation MSATAVAGFSSLVGCAGPQGTTVTTTATSTVRETVTAYPGPERYAGRAPQTFGTSMRGVVEMVPVTPGRRTIALTFDACGGPTGSAVDQGLIDALREFAVPATLFLSATWIEANPDATRKLAADPLFRLENHGTRHLPLSVNGEAAYGIAGTKTPAEAIAEIDGNRALLADYGVESTWFRSGTAHYDDVAVDIARDRGVAIAGYTVNGDFGATATANHVASAIMHAPDEAIVLAHMNHPASGTGPGVRQALEQLPSDEVRFTFLDGSRP, from the coding sequence ATGTCCGCCACGGCAGTGGCGGGCTTTTCTTCGTTGGTGGGATGTGCCGGTCCGCAGGGCACGACAGTGACCACGACAGCCACCTCCACTGTCCGCGAAACAGTGACGGCGTATCCGGGCCCGGAGCGCTACGCGGGCCGGGCGCCACAAACGTTTGGGACCTCCATGCGCGGCGTTGTGGAGATGGTGCCTGTGACACCGGGCAGGCGCACGATTGCGCTGACGTTCGACGCCTGCGGCGGGCCCACTGGCTCGGCCGTGGACCAAGGGTTGATAGACGCGCTGCGCGAGTTCGCGGTACCCGCGACGCTGTTCTTGAGCGCCACCTGGATCGAGGCGAACCCGGATGCGACGCGGAAGCTCGCGGCCGATCCCCTATTCCGCCTGGAAAATCACGGCACGAGGCACCTGCCGCTGAGCGTCAACGGCGAGGCCGCCTACGGCATCGCGGGTACCAAGACACCGGCGGAAGCCATCGCAGAAATCGACGGCAACCGGGCGCTGCTGGCGGACTACGGGGTGGAATCGACGTGGTTTCGCTCGGGCACGGCCCATTACGACGATGTTGCCGTGGACATCGCGCGCGACCGCGGCGTAGCCATCGCGGGCTACACCGTCAACGGCGATTTTGGGGCGACTGCCACGGCGAACCATGTGGCGTCGGCAATCATGCATGCCCCTGACGAGGCAATCGTGTTGGCGCACATGAACCACCCCGCCTCAGGCACCGGACCGGGCGTGCGCCAGGCGCTGGAGCAATTGCCTAGCGACGAAGTCCGGTTCACGTTCCTCGACGGGAGCAGGCCCTAA